From Phaeocystidibacter marisrubri, the proteins below share one genomic window:
- a CDS encoding fibronectin type III domain-containing protein translates to MKKSTLRRWLGTATFMLSVLLSPGVQAGNYTLSLLDSYGDGWNSNSIELKVDGLSTTYTLEDGYQLDVQITAEDPSAVLMNYIDAGSYQSEVSFELLDDNGNVIYSSGNAPMSGYHISSALPAFNAKKSVVNPITTFPYLQDFESGDGGFVAGGVSSSWQWGGPAGTVIAAANSGDSCWVTNLSGSYNNSENSTLTTPIFDFTSFTNAVQISFAILYETEGCCDEGYFELSVDGTTWHKVMPNALTTNWYNDLGNNWWDGTNNGWLTATASIDSLAGQSSVQFRFVFSSDGSVVREGFAIDDFQVTEAPCSYPSNLTATNISMTSADLVYSTVASNSNLVWGPAGFAINTGTFVYDANDTVSISGLTMATQYEFYVQDSCGVGNASVWVGPFSFRTHQMTVTSLPYFEGFEGGNGGFITYGTNPSWQFGAPTGTVINAAYAGTNAWVTNLAGSYNNSEMSYLTSPVFDMSSVMMGVELKFAMQYETEACCDETWVEVSLDGGVTWNKVTANGSEQNWYNDTSNDWWDGASTGWQMRSILISSVAGQSAVQFRFAFSSDGSVIREGVAIDNFEINELLCSYPDSLAISNIGKNSADISWTSSSSNPSIVEWGETGFVQGTGSFAHNTSSPTIMTGLLPGTAYDAYVRDSCGPAALGPWRGPITFYSAQDTLSTLPYVENFEATAGGWVSGGTNGTWEWGLPGGTVIYETIKGKKAWVTNLDGDHNPGESSWIRTPGFDLSAETQDIVVEFNIQHDLATSGDGAWLELSTDGTNWHKVIDNGSGVNWYNNTSSQWWNNVDSAWKTSRIILDSLDGMSFVQFRFMFSSNTFTQNEGVAIDFFNIDVLTCSVPSNDTVTNITSTSADIIYNSTASGSNVEYGVKGFIQGQGTFIANANDTIALTSLTPGTTYQYYIQDSCSAGNIGVWVGPFEFTTNQEVISTFPYSEGFETDNGGWIAGGANSSWEWGVPAGTFISIAGQGSNSWVTNLDGSYNNSENSYIRSVIFDCSSFTNDLSYSFTMIYETEACCDEGYVEYSFDGTNWMRLVDNGTATAWYNDLGNQWWDGTDANWNYRTNVIPGSAGQSYVQIRHVFSSDGSVIREGFGVDDIFAEELTCPIPASLGATNIGTYDADIYWTSTGTQWNVEYGPAGFTPQTGMGTVTYVTNDTVNLASLTQNTCYDFYVQDSCLAGNSIWVGPFNFCTLPTCPAPSNLGTGDVTTTTAWLTWTGNNVPGNYQIEYGAGNFQFGTGTAMTSTADSLELTSLTAATEYCYYVREICSVGDTSAWSGPFCFATDCPAVIPGDDYASAIPATSFPYTYSGNTAFCYTNQVSLRSSQEVVFAYVPTAVATGVTVSLCGSTFDTYLYVQDDQFNTLGFNDDACGLQSEVTLTTSPSAISDTLYVVVEAFSTGQGAFTLNITEVVPCPVPTALTMGTQNCNSVQVSWTTTGAVDYQVEVGATGYTPGSGTASTTANTSTTINNLMPNSSYDVYVRANCGNGDTSSWAGPLTISTLNSVVPAISASHTIGAITATDATVDFSDAGTVADSVSWDFGDGSAVVYGSTPTHLYTSNNTYTVTATAITACSTDDTTFTVLIEGISVEENTIHAFDVFPNPTTGVITVQFDEVTGRNATLELADLQGRVLSREGVEFSTAGNSVQLDLSNLPKGVYLLRFNGENASQIERIVLK, encoded by the coding sequence ATGAAGAAATCTACTCTTCGGAGGTGGCTTGGAACAGCTACCTTCATGTTGTCGGTTTTACTGTCGCCCGGAGTGCAAGCAGGTAATTATACCTTGAGCTTATTAGACTCGTACGGTGATGGTTGGAACTCCAACTCCATCGAACTAAAGGTTGATGGACTCTCTACAACTTATACTCTCGAAGACGGGTATCAGTTAGACGTACAAATTACTGCAGAAGACCCTTCAGCAGTATTGATGAATTATATTGATGCAGGATCGTATCAATCAGAAGTGAGTTTTGAGCTTTTGGATGATAATGGGAACGTGATTTACTCTTCAGGCAACGCACCAATGAGCGGGTATCACATTTCATCAGCACTTCCAGCATTTAATGCAAAGAAAAGTGTTGTAAATCCTATTACTACCTTCCCTTACTTACAAGATTTTGAAAGTGGAGATGGTGGTTTTGTGGCAGGAGGGGTTAGCTCTTCTTGGCAATGGGGAGGTCCAGCAGGGACTGTGATTGCAGCCGCTAATAGCGGTGACAGCTGTTGGGTTACGAATCTTTCGGGTTCTTACAACAACTCGGAAAATTCAACTCTAACTACTCCAATTTTTGATTTTACCTCTTTCACCAACGCCGTTCAAATCAGCTTCGCAATTTTGTATGAAACTGAAGGATGTTGTGATGAGGGCTACTTTGAACTTTCGGTAGATGGCACAACTTGGCACAAAGTGATGCCAAATGCACTTACTACCAACTGGTACAACGACCTTGGAAATAACTGGTGGGATGGAACCAACAATGGTTGGTTGACAGCTACGGCTTCTATTGACTCGTTGGCGGGTCAAAGCTCTGTGCAGTTCCGTTTTGTATTCAGTTCTGACGGTAGTGTAGTTCGCGAAGGTTTTGCCATTGATGACTTCCAGGTTACTGAAGCACCGTGTTCTTACCCTAGCAACTTGACTGCCACCAATATTTCTATGACTAGCGCAGATTTGGTGTATTCAACAGTTGCATCAAACTCAAACCTCGTTTGGGGTCCTGCTGGATTTGCGATCAATACCGGAACATTTGTATATGATGCAAATGATACCGTTTCCATCTCTGGTCTTACTATGGCTACTCAATATGAGTTCTATGTTCAAGATAGCTGTGGTGTTGGTAACGCTAGTGTTTGGGTAGGCCCGTTCTCTTTCAGAACACACCAAATGACAGTTACATCTCTTCCTTACTTTGAAGGTTTCGAAGGTGGTAATGGTGGTTTTATTACTTATGGAACGAACCCTTCATGGCAATTTGGAGCTCCAACAGGTACTGTAATCAATGCTGCATACGCAGGAACAAATGCATGGGTTACCAACTTGGCGGGTTCTTATAACAACAGTGAAATGTCGTATTTGACTTCTCCAGTTTTTGACATGTCAAGTGTTATGATGGGAGTGGAGTTGAAGTTCGCCATGCAATACGAAACTGAAGCCTGCTGTGATGAAACATGGGTAGAGGTTTCTCTAGATGGCGGTGTTACATGGAACAAAGTAACAGCCAATGGTTCAGAGCAGAATTGGTACAACGATACATCAAATGATTGGTGGGATGGAGCGAGCACAGGCTGGCAAATGAGATCTATCTTGATTTCTTCTGTAGCGGGTCAAAGTGCGGTTCAGTTCCGTTTCGCATTTAGTTCAGACGGTAGTGTGATTCGCGAAGGTGTTGCAATCGACAACTTCGAAATCAATGAACTTCTTTGTTCTTATCCTGATAGCCTTGCTATTTCTAATATTGGTAAGAATTCAGCAGATATCTCTTGGACTTCATCTAGTTCAAACCCTAGCATTGTAGAATGGGGTGAAACTGGTTTCGTTCAAGGTACAGGTTCATTTGCACACAACACATCTTCTCCAACCATCATGACGGGTCTATTACCTGGTACAGCTTATGATGCGTATGTTAGAGATAGCTGTGGTCCAGCTGCTCTTGGCCCATGGAGAGGACCGATTACGTTCTATTCAGCACAAGACACACTTTCTACACTTCCATACGTAGAGAATTTCGAAGCAACTGCTGGTGGCTGGGTTTCAGGTGGTACCAACGGAACTTGGGAATGGGGTCTACCAGGTGGTACTGTAATTTACGAAACCATCAAGGGTAAGAAAGCTTGGGTTACTAACCTAGACGGTGATCACAATCCAGGTGAATCTTCTTGGATTCGCACTCCAGGATTCGACCTTTCTGCAGAAACTCAAGATATCGTTGTTGAATTCAATATTCAGCATGATCTCGCAACTTCAGGAGATGGTGCATGGTTGGAATTGTCTACAGACGGTACAAACTGGCACAAGGTAATTGACAATGGTAGCGGTGTAAACTGGTACAACAATACTTCATCACAGTGGTGGAATAACGTTGATTCTGCTTGGAAAACATCGCGTATCATCCTCGATAGCTTGGATGGAATGAGCTTCGTTCAATTCCGTTTCATGTTCTCTTCAAATACCTTTACTCAGAATGAAGGTGTTGCAATTGACTTCTTCAATATTGATGTGTTGACTTGTTCAGTTCCTTCGAACGACACAGTTACAAACATCACCAGTACTTCTGCAGATATCATCTATAACTCTACAGCTTCTGGTTCTAATGTTGAATACGGAGTTAAAGGATTTATTCAAGGTCAAGGTACTTTCATTGCCAATGCAAACGATACCATTGCTCTGACTTCTCTTACACCAGGTACCACATATCAATACTACATTCAAGATAGCTGTAGTGCTGGAAACATTGGTGTTTGGGTTGGACCATTTGAGTTCACTACCAACCAAGAAGTGATTTCCACTTTCCCTTACTCTGAAGGTTTTGAAACTGACAATGGTGGTTGGATCGCCGGTGGCGCAAACTCTTCTTGGGAATGGGGTGTACCTGCGGGAACATTCATCTCTATTGCGGGACAAGGTTCTAACTCTTGGGTTACTAACCTAGATGGCTCTTATAACAACAGTGAGAATTCATATATCCGTTCAGTGATCTTCGACTGTAGCTCATTCACAAATGATTTGAGCTATTCATTCACAATGATCTATGAAACAGAGGCGTGTTGTGATGAAGGGTATGTTGAATACTCTTTTGATGGAACAAACTGGATGAGATTGGTAGACAACGGTACAGCTACCGCATGGTACAATGACCTTGGTAACCAATGGTGGGACGGAACAGATGCTAACTGGAACTACAGAACGAATGTAATTCCAGGTTCTGCAGGTCAATCTTACGTTCAGATTCGCCACGTATTCTCTTCTGACGGATCTGTTATCCGTGAAGGATTTGGTGTGGATGATATCTTCGCTGAAGAATTGACTTGTCCTATTCCTGCATCACTTGGAGCAACTAATATTGGTACATATGATGCTGATATTTACTGGACTTCTACAGGTACTCAGTGGAATGTTGAATATGGCCCTGCTGGATTCACTCCACAAACAGGTATGGGTACAGTAACTTACGTGACTAACGACACTGTAAACCTAGCTTCATTGACTCAGAATACTTGTTACGATTTCTACGTACAGGATTCTTGTTTGGCAGGAAACAGCATCTGGGTTGGACCTTTCAACTTCTGTACGCTTCCTACTTGTCCGGCTCCATCTAACTTGGGTACCGGTGATGTGACTACAACTACAGCTTGGCTAACTTGGACAGGTAACAACGTTCCAGGTAACTACCAAATCGAATATGGTGCAGGTAACTTCCAGTTCGGAACAGGTACAGCAATGACTTCAACTGCAGATAGTCTTGAATTGACTTCATTGACAGCTGCAACTGAGTACTGCTACTACGTTCGTGAAATCTGTTCAGTAGGTGATACCTCTGCGTGGTCTGGACCATTCTGCTTTGCCACAGATTGTCCGGCAGTGATTCCAGGTGACGACTACGCGTCGGCTATCCCTGCGACTAGCTTCCCGTACACCTACAGTGGCAATACTGCGTTCTGTTACACTAATCAAGTTTCATTGAGATCTTCTCAAGAGGTTGTGTTCGCTTATGTTCCAACTGCAGTGGCTACTGGAGTAACCGTATCACTTTGTGGTTCAACCTTCGATACGTACTTGTATGTACAAGACGATCAATTCAATACACTCGGCTTCAATGACGACGCCTGTGGGTTGCAATCTGAGGTGACTTTGACTACTTCACCAAGTGCGATTTCAGATACACTTTATGTAGTTGTTGAAGCCTTCAGTACTGGTCAGGGTGCGTTCACTTTGAACATTACAGAGGTTGTTCCTTGTCCGGTTCCAACGGCTTTGACGATGGGTACTCAGAACTGTAACTCTGTTCAAGTTTCTTGGACAACTACAGGTGCTGTTGACTATCAAGTAGAAGTAGGTGCTACTGGATATACTCCAGGCTCAGGTACTGCTTCAACCACTGCAAACACAAGCACTACTATCAATAACTTGATGCCGAATTCATCTTACGATGTTTACGTACGTGCAAACTGCGGTAATGGTGATACTTCATCTTGGGCAGGTCCACTGACCATCAGTACCTTGAATTCTGTTGTTCCTGCAATCAGCGCGTCTCACACTATCGGTGCGATCACAGCAACCGATGCAACAGTAGACTTCTCTGATGCGGGTACAGTTGCGGATAGCGTGTCTTGGGACTTTGGTGACGGTTCTGCCGTTGTATACGGAAGTACACCAACTCACTTGTACACCAGTAACAATACCTACACTGTAACGGCAACTGCAATTACAGCATGTAGCACAGATGACACTACGTTCACTGTGTTGATTGAAGGTATTTCAGTTGAGGAGAACACCATCCATGCATTCGACGTATTCCCTAATCCAACTACCGGTGTGATCACTGTTCAGTTTGATGAGGTAACAGGTAGAAATGCAACATTGGAATTGGCTGATCTTCAAGGTAGAGTTCTATCTCGTGAAGGAGTAGAGTTCAGTACTGCTGGAAACAGCGTTCAACTCGATCTTTCTAATCTACCTAAGGGTGTTTACCTTCTCCGATTCAACGGAGAGAATGCATCTCAAATTGAACGTATCGTTCTGAAATAG
- a CDS encoding inositol monophosphatase family protein, with product MKLEAICKETVHLAREVGAYMRREQSVVTAADVETKSLNSLVSHVDKEAERRLVLGLKNIYPDAGFIAEEGTGEPNKNGANWIVDPLDGTTNFLHGLPEYAVSIALHDGEKVIMGVVYEVGQNECYYAWKGGGAFCNDRPIRVSTNPHLSDSLLATGFPYYDFHKMEAYLNLLRECFQKTRGVRRWGSAAVDLAYVACGRFDGFFEYSLNPWDVAAGAHIVEEAGGKVRAFTPTNDPIFGREIIAYSSAIEEELVQLVTSHL from the coding sequence ATGAAACTCGAAGCGATCTGTAAAGAAACGGTGCACCTTGCACGAGAAGTAGGTGCATATATGCGCAGAGAGCAAAGTGTGGTTACCGCTGCGGATGTAGAAACAAAGAGCTTGAATAGCTTAGTTTCCCATGTGGACAAAGAAGCGGAAAGACGCCTGGTTCTCGGTTTGAAAAACATCTACCCTGATGCTGGATTCATTGCTGAAGAAGGAACAGGTGAACCCAATAAAAATGGAGCCAACTGGATTGTTGACCCTTTGGATGGCACGACGAACTTTCTTCACGGACTTCCTGAATACGCCGTAAGCATCGCGCTGCACGACGGCGAGAAGGTTATTATGGGCGTGGTTTATGAAGTAGGACAGAATGAGTGTTACTACGCATGGAAAGGCGGAGGGGCTTTCTGTAACGACCGTCCAATTCGCGTCAGTACCAACCCTCACCTATCGGATTCCCTGCTTGCTACGGGCTTTCCGTATTACGACTTCCACAAGATGGAAGCCTACCTCAACCTACTTCGTGAGTGTTTCCAGAAAACAAGAGGCGTTCGACGTTGGGGTTCTGCGGCCGTTGACCTTGCCTATGTAGCTTGTGGAAGATTCGATGGGTTCTTCGAATACAGTCTCAATCCTTGGGATGTAGCTGCTGGAGCGCATATCGTGGAAGAAGCGGGTGGAAAGGTTCGCGCATTTACACCAACCAACGACCCCATTTTTGGCAGAGAGATCATTGCCTATTCTAGCGCAATTGAAGAAGAGCTCGTCCAGCTAGTGACCTCTCACCTCTAA
- the mtaB gene encoding tRNA (N(6)-L-threonylcarbamoyladenosine(37)-C(2))-methylthiotransferase MtaB, producing MNGKSVAFHTLGCKLNFAETSTIARDFVDKGFAKVEFEQAADVYVINTCSVTQNADKECKSIVNRAMRQNPDAFVVIVGCYAQLQPEEIAAIDGVDLVLGATEKFKVTDYLNDLTKSDHGEVHSCEIDEANSFIGSYSIGERTRAFLKVQDGCDYKCTYCTIPRARGISRSDTLENVVSNAAEIAAQDIKEIVLTGVNIGDYGKGEFGNKRHEHTFLELVRELDKVEGIDRLRISSIEPNLLKDETIDFVSKSSRFVPHFHIPLQSGSDDMLKRMKRRYLSNLYVDRVTKIKEVMPHACIGVDVIVGFPGETDDHFMETYRFLQELPISYLHVFTYSERPNTEAWDMDGVVPKDIRKKRNKMLRVLSAKKRRAFYEDQMNTVRRVLFEGENKEGWIHGFTENYVKVKTHWDPALVNSVAEVKLTSIDDDGLVRFEPVGIEA from the coding sequence ATGAACGGTAAATCAGTTGCATTTCACACACTTGGCTGCAAGTTGAACTTTGCAGAAACAAGCACCATCGCGCGTGATTTTGTGGATAAAGGCTTCGCTAAAGTTGAATTTGAGCAAGCGGCAGATGTATATGTGATCAACACGTGCTCTGTTACGCAAAATGCCGACAAAGAATGCAAGAGCATTGTGAACCGTGCCATGCGCCAGAATCCAGATGCTTTTGTGGTGATTGTTGGATGCTATGCCCAACTTCAACCCGAGGAAATTGCAGCGATTGATGGAGTTGATCTCGTACTAGGTGCCACTGAGAAATTCAAGGTTACTGATTATTTGAATGACCTGACCAAGTCGGATCACGGCGAAGTTCACTCCTGTGAAATCGACGAAGCGAATTCCTTCATCGGATCGTATTCCATTGGTGAAAGAACACGAGCCTTTTTGAAAGTTCAAGATGGTTGTGATTACAAGTGTACCTATTGTACCATTCCTCGCGCTCGTGGGATTAGTAGAAGCGACACCTTGGAGAATGTGGTTTCAAATGCGGCTGAAATTGCCGCGCAAGACATCAAGGAGATTGTTCTTACTGGAGTTAATATTGGCGACTATGGAAAAGGTGAGTTTGGCAACAAACGCCATGAGCACACTTTTCTTGAATTGGTGAGAGAACTCGACAAAGTTGAGGGAATTGATCGATTGCGAATATCTTCTATCGAGCCCAACTTACTCAAGGACGAAACAATTGATTTTGTTTCCAAGAGCTCTCGTTTTGTGCCTCATTTCCACATCCCTCTTCAAAGTGGAAGCGACGATATGCTAAAGCGCATGAAGAGAAGATACTTGAGCAATCTATACGTAGATCGAGTAACCAAAATCAAAGAGGTCATGCCTCATGCCTGTATTGGTGTGGATGTGATCGTAGGTTTCCCGGGAGAGACGGACGACCACTTCATGGAAACGTATCGTTTCTTACAAGAACTTCCCATCTCTTATTTACACGTATTCACCTACAGTGAGCGTCCAAACACCGAAGCTTGGGACATGGACGGAGTGGTTCCAAAAGACATCCGCAAGAAGCGCAATAAGATGCTTCGCGTGCTTTCCGCTAAGAAGCGAAGAGCCTTTTATGAGGACCAAATGAACACTGTTCGCCGCGTTTTATTTGAAGGTGAAAACAAGGAGGGCTGGATTCACGGTTTTACCGAGAACTACGTCAAAGTGAAAACCCATTGGGATCCCGCTCTGGTCAACTCTGTTGCTGAAGTAAAACTGACCAGCATCGATGATGACGGCCTTGTGCGTTTTGAACCCGTGGGAATTGAAGCGTAA
- a CDS encoding ABC transporter substrate-binding protein, whose translation MIKTAWIQRSAVCLFMLIFSCSTVPEVPEETVFRYNESTGISTLDPAFAREQSSIWACNQLFNGLVQMNDDLEVIPCIAQSWTISDSGRTYTFALRDDVFFHSHFLFGEDSTRRVVASDFEYSFYRLTDPKTASPGAWVLQGVSSISATHQDTLVIHLKEPFSPFLGMLTMKYCSVVPREIVEDLGDQFGREPIGTGPFSFQWWSTDEKLVFRKNPLYFEFEEGVRLPYLEAVAIDFITDRQAAFLEFLKGDIDLLSGLDASYKDELLTSDGVLKEEYEGRFQLQKLPYLNTEYLAINQSWGEEQVISDVEFRRALNLSVDRVKMMRYLRNGIGHPADGGMIPSGLKGYHPARTGGYSFQPDSAKVLLEMVRSRHNGAIPSVTLNTTSNYLDLCEYLQSSWNKMGIPVEVEVLPAPTLREGKAEGTLAFFRASWIADYPDAENYLSLFYSENFTPNGPNYTFFSNAEYDRLYALVRASTEDGERIEYYQKMDSILVAESPVVPLFYDEVVRFVPRSVEGLTPNALNLLDLKRVFKSVR comes from the coding sequence ATGATCAAAACTGCATGGATTCAGCGGTCTGCTGTATGTCTATTTATGTTGATTTTTTCGTGCTCTACGGTTCCAGAAGTGCCAGAGGAAACGGTTTTTCGCTACAACGAATCCACCGGTATCTCCACTTTAGACCCTGCTTTTGCGCGGGAACAGTCTAGCATTTGGGCCTGTAACCAATTGTTTAACGGATTGGTACAGATGAATGATGATCTTGAAGTTATACCCTGTATCGCGCAGAGTTGGACGATCTCAGATAGCGGCAGAACGTACACTTTCGCATTGCGCGATGATGTGTTTTTCCATTCTCATTTCCTTTTTGGAGAGGACAGCACACGTAGGGTGGTGGCGAGTGATTTTGAATACAGTTTTTATCGACTTACTGATCCGAAAACGGCTTCGCCCGGTGCATGGGTGCTTCAAGGCGTTTCATCCATATCTGCCACTCATCAAGACACCTTGGTGATTCACCTGAAAGAGCCATTTAGTCCTTTTTTAGGGATGCTGACGATGAAGTATTGCTCGGTAGTGCCTCGTGAAATAGTGGAAGACTTGGGCGATCAGTTTGGAAGGGAACCCATTGGTACAGGGCCATTTTCTTTTCAATGGTGGTCCACCGATGAAAAGTTGGTCTTCCGCAAGAACCCGCTTTATTTTGAGTTTGAAGAGGGTGTTCGTTTACCATACTTAGAAGCGGTTGCTATTGATTTTATCACCGATCGGCAGGCGGCCTTCTTGGAGTTTCTCAAAGGGGATATCGATTTGCTTTCAGGTTTGGATGCCAGTTACAAAGATGAATTGCTGACCAGTGATGGAGTACTTAAAGAGGAATACGAGGGACGCTTTCAACTTCAAAAGTTGCCTTATCTCAATACCGAGTACTTGGCAATCAATCAGAGCTGGGGAGAAGAACAAGTCATTTCTGATGTGGAATTTCGAAGAGCCCTCAACCTTAGTGTAGACCGCGTAAAAATGATGCGCTATCTGCGCAATGGAATTGGCCATCCTGCCGATGGCGGGATGATTCCATCGGGACTAAAGGGATATCATCCTGCAAGAACAGGAGGCTATTCCTTTCAACCCGACTCGGCAAAAGTACTTCTGGAGATGGTTCGCAGTCGCCACAATGGAGCAATTCCGTCGGTTACCTTAAACACCACGTCCAATTATTTAGATTTATGCGAGTATCTTCAATCGAGCTGGAACAAAATGGGAATTCCTGTTGAGGTAGAAGTACTTCCCGCACCAACACTACGTGAGGGAAAAGCAGAAGGGACTTTGGCGTTTTTCCGGGCATCTTGGATTGCCGATTATCCAGATGCTGAGAACTATCTCTCCCTCTTTTATTCAGAGAATTTCACGCCAAACGGACCCAATTATACGTTCTTTTCTAATGCTGAATACGATCGTCTCTATGCCTTGGTAAGAGCCTCTACAGAGGATGGCGAGCGAATAGAGTATTACCAAAAAATGGATAGCATTTTGGTGGCAGAATCTCCAGTGGTTCCACTGTTCTACGATGAAGTGGTGAGGTTTGTCCCTCGCAGTGTGGAGGGGTTGACACCCAATGCCTTGAATTTGCTAGACCTTAAGCGGGTGTTCAAGTCAGTTCGATAA
- a CDS encoding endonuclease/exonuclease/phosphatase family protein yields MKSLKIGRRLLLVLQSPIAIGLLISAYAYRINPESAHWAGVAGLSYPVFLIAQLIFTVYWLMKSGKVALGSAIILIIGLWPHWNTVFKFSSSSLPEDAKSITVLSANVRAWSPYNSLPARDGIETLVSALNAQEADIVCLQEFRELRGKDQLEFPHQVQFSNGLNRGLGYVIFSKFPIVNSGQVEFSKQRGTYRTFMWSDLQIDSQVVRVINVHLVNTGLTPEDYQSLGGESKTELDSKKLETEGKAIYRTLAESYSIRGNQADELKAFIENSPYPVILCGDFNDTPSSYAYHQVAENLNDAFAESGAGTGDTYNKMKLFSLRIDYIFAHPSFKVGNFKTLPVDVSDHKPVVCKIQLSN; encoded by the coding sequence GTGAAATCGCTAAAAATTGGCCGTCGTCTCCTACTCGTTCTTCAATCGCCCATCGCGATTGGACTTCTCATTTCTGCCTATGCCTATAGGATTAATCCAGAATCGGCACACTGGGCAGGTGTAGCTGGCTTGTCCTATCCCGTTTTTCTCATTGCCCAGTTGATCTTTACGGTCTATTGGTTGATGAAGTCGGGCAAGGTTGCTCTAGGAAGTGCTATCATTCTTATTATTGGACTTTGGCCTCATTGGAACACCGTCTTTAAATTTTCATCTTCCAGTTTACCAGAAGATGCAAAGTCTATCACAGTTCTCTCGGCGAATGTCAGAGCGTGGTCTCCATACAATAGCTTACCAGCTAGAGATGGAATAGAAACACTCGTTTCAGCCCTCAATGCGCAAGAAGCCGACATAGTTTGTCTTCAAGAATTCCGTGAGTTACGCGGCAAAGACCAACTTGAATTTCCTCATCAAGTTCAGTTCTCCAATGGCCTCAATCGCGGTTTGGGATATGTCATTTTTTCAAAATTCCCAATTGTAAACTCAGGTCAGGTTGAGTTCAGCAAACAGCGAGGCACGTATCGAACTTTCATGTGGAGCGACTTACAAATCGACTCACAGGTGGTTCGAGTGATTAATGTTCACTTGGTAAACACGGGACTAACACCAGAAGATTATCAATCCCTAGGGGGAGAATCGAAAACGGAGTTGGATTCCAAGAAACTTGAAACAGAAGGAAAGGCCATCTATAGAACCTTGGCTGAATCGTACTCCATCCGTGGAAATCAAGCGGATGAATTAAAGGCCTTTATTGAAAATTCTCCATATCCCGTGATTCTCTGCGGCGACTTTAACGACACTCCTTCCTCCTATGCTTATCATCAAGTTGCGGAGAATTTGAATGATGCATTCGCAGAATCTGGAGCGGGAACGGGTGACACCTACAACAAGATGAAGCTATTTTCACTCCGCATTGATTACATCTTTGCTCATCCATCCTTCAAAGTGGGAAATTTCAAAACACTCCCTGTAGATGTGAGTGATCACAAACCGGTCGTGTGTAAAATTCAATTATCGAACTGA
- a CDS encoding rhomboid family protein, whose translation MSNLYNNIKQSFLVANWLNRLIYINLGVFVLLIILSAISFITGFDIDAFISLQLSLPSSLYELMWRPWTILTYMFTHFGFLHILFNMIVLFFSGRIFMDFLGDKRVLPVYILGGIAGAAVYILMYNISPNLEPGGMMIGASAGVMAIMIAAATKVPNLPVRLMLLPFEFKFWWIAVAYVLLDISGISSSNTGGHLAHLGGAMVGYLYVQALDRNVDWSNSFWDFIRRISELFKRKPKLKTVHKSRSRYSKTTQTKASTTYQTSDQARMDEILDKIKKNGYDKLSKEEKDFLFQFSKK comes from the coding sequence ATGTCCAATTTATACAATAACATCAAGCAAAGCTTCCTAGTAGCCAATTGGCTAAACCGATTGATTTATATCAATTTAGGGGTGTTTGTGTTGCTCATCATTTTGAGTGCAATCAGTTTCATTACTGGATTTGACATTGATGCTTTTATCAGTCTACAACTCTCCCTTCCTTCGAGCTTATACGAGTTAATGTGGCGTCCGTGGACGATTCTTACGTACATGTTCACCCATTTTGGATTCCTTCACATCTTGTTCAACATGATTGTGCTGTTCTTCTCTGGAAGGATTTTTATGGATTTCTTGGGCGACAAGCGCGTACTCCCCGTGTACATTCTAGGGGGGATTGCAGGAGCCGCCGTCTACATTTTGATGTACAATATCTCTCCTAATCTCGAACCAGGAGGTATGATGATTGGAGCATCCGCAGGTGTAATGGCTATCATGATTGCAGCGGCAACTAAGGTTCCCAACCTCCCTGTACGATTGATGCTATTGCCTTTTGAGTTCAAATTTTGGTGGATTGCTGTTGCCTACGTACTGTTAGATATATCCGGCATTTCAAGCTCAAATACGGGTGGTCACCTTGCTCACTTAGGAGGAGCCATGGTGGGATATCTTTATGTTCAAGCCTTAGACAGAAACGTCGATTGGTCGAATTCTTTCTGGGATTTCATCAGGAGAATCAGCGAACTTTTCAAGCGTAAACCAAAATTGAAAACGGTTCACAAGAGTAGATCGAGATATTCGAAGACGACACAGACAAAAGCGTCAACGACCTATCAAACTTCAGATCAAGCTAGAATGGACGAGATCTTGGATAAGATTAAAAAGAACGGCTACGACAAGCTTTCCAAAGAGGAAAAAGACTTCCTCTTTCAATTCTCCAAGAAGTGA